In one Cottoperca gobio chromosome 12, fCotGob3.1, whole genome shotgun sequence genomic region, the following are encoded:
- the taok3b gene encoding serine/threonine-protein kinase TAO3: MSGYKRMRRQHQKQLIALENRLKAEMDEHRLRLQKELETHANNTYIELERLAKRHAAQTDKEIKSVAAEERRIQQQIVAQQKKEMTSFLENQKKEYRLCKDKIKDEMSEDPCTPKDEKHERLSRHKETIQRSQAEEEAHLMAQQRLVYDRSCRALKRRSLVRKHDFEQEQLREELNKKGTQKEMEHAMMIRQDESTQDMERRQLQMLQKLRIELMRLQHQTELENQEEYNGRRQRELHRKHTLEQRQQPRNLKMLEMQIKKQFQDTCKVQNKQYKALRNHQLEVSPKGDHKNILKSLKEEQTRKLAILAEQYEQSINEMMASQAMRLDAEQETECQALKQQLKQEMELLDAYQRKTKSQMETQHEREQQKLEQKVSIRRAHLEQKIEEELAALQKERTERIKHLLERQDRENNTFDTESRSLGFGSLGSLDFPKEDTR; this comes from the exons ATGTCTGGGTATAAGCGCATGCGGCGGCAGCACCAGAAGCAGCTGATCGCCCTGGAGAACAGGCTAAAGGCCGAGATGGATGAGCATAGGCTCCGGCTGCAGAAGGAATTAGAGACACATGCGAACAACACTTACATTGAGCTGGAAAGACTGGCCAAACGGCACGCTGCTCAAACAGACAAAGAG ATTAAGTCAGTTgcagcagaagagaggaggatcCAGCAACAGATTGTTGCTCAGCAAAAGAAAGAGATGACTTCTTTCTTAGAGAATCAGAAAAAGGAGTACAGGCTTTGCAAAGACAAGATCAAAGAT gaGATGAGCGAAGACCCTTGTACACCCAAGGACGAGAAGCATGAGCGTCTGTCCAGGCACAAAGAAACAATACAGCGCTCTCAGGCTGAAGAGGAAGCTCATCTGATGGCCCAGCAGCGGCTGGTCTACGACCGGAGCTGCAGGGCCCTCAAACGCCGGAGTCTGGTCAGGAAGCACGATTTTGAACAGGAGCAACTGAGAGAG GAGCTGAACAAGAAGGGGACCCAGAAGGAGATGGAACATGCCATGATGATCCGGCAGGACGAGTCCACGCAGGACATGGAGCGCAGGCAGCTGCAGATGCTGCAGAAGCTACGTATTGAACTCATGCGGCTGCAGCACCAGACAGAGCTTGAGAACCAGGAGGAGTACAACGGCCGGCGGCAGAGAGAACTACACAGGAAACACACTCTGGAGCAGCGGCAGCAGCCCAGAAACCTCAAG ATGCTGGAGATGCAGATCAAGAAACAGTTCCAGGATACTTGCAAGGTGCAGAACAAGCAGTACAAAGCTCTTAGGAACCATCAGCTGGAGGTCTCTCCCAAAGGCGACCATAAGAACATCCTGAAGAGCTTAAAAGAGGAGCAGACACGCAAGCTGGCCATACTGGCTGAGCAGTATGAGCAGAGCATCAACGAGATGATGGCTTCACAAGCG ATGCGATTAGACGCAGAGCAGGAAACAGAGTGCCAAGCTCTGAAGCAGCAGCTGAAGCAAGAAATGGAGCTCCTGGACGCCTACCAGAGAAAAACCAAGTCACAGATGGAGACCCAACACGAGCGAGAGCAGCAGAAACTTGAGCAGAAGGTCTCCATACGCAGAGCGCACCTTGAACAGAAG ATTGAAGAGGAACTGGCCGCGCTTCAGAAGGAGCGCACCGAAAGGATCAAGCACTTGTTGGAACGTCAGGATAGAGAAAATAACACTTTTGACACAG
- the LOC115016796 gene encoding heat shock protein beta-1-like: MGEQNKKLSRPIFRRDVSWEPFPNWTQPNRIFAQDFGLPPFLDPSDLDWIDWSKRRLASFSWPGYTQIPLLPPFRAQPPAALNQKGLRQLTSGVSEIQTGQDSWKINLDVNHFSPEEITITTKEGYLQISGNHEERQDDHGSVSRCFTRKYKLPQGVDSQHISSSLSGDGVLSVEAPAPGTSVSDPANEIVIPVQIRKAQDGEKGNQ; this comes from the exons ATGggggaacaaaataaaaaattatcCCGTCCCATTTTCCGACGAGATGTGAGCTGGGAGCCTTTCCCAAACTGGACGCAGCCAAACCGAATCTTTGCACAGGATTTTGGCCTCCCTCCTTTCCTGGACCCCAGTGATCTGGACTGGATAGACTGGTCGAAGAGGAGACTGGCATCTTTCTCCTGGCCTGGGTACACACAAATtcctcttctgcctccattcaGGGCTCAGCCTCCCGCGGCATTGAACCAAAAAGGTCTGAGACAACTGACAAGTGGAGTGTCAGAAATCCAAACGGGGCAGGACAGCTGGAAGATTAACCTGGACGTCAATCACTTCTCGCCTGAGGAAATTACAATCACAACCAAGGAGGGTTATTTGCAAATATCAG GAAATCACGAAGAAAGGCAGGATGATCATGGATCAGTTTCAAGGTGCTTCACGCGGAAATACAA GCTCCCACAGGGGGTGGACTCGCAGCACATCAGCTCTTCTTTGTCCGGTGATGGAGTTCTGTCCGTAGAGGCTCCCGCCCCCGGGACATCCGTCAGCGACCCAGCCAATGAGATTGTCATACCTGTTCAGATAAGAAAGGCACAGGATGGAGAAAAGGGAAACCAGTAA
- the LOC115016823 gene encoding LOW QUALITY PROTEIN: sushi domain-containing protein 2-like (The sequence of the model RefSeq protein was modified relative to this genomic sequence to represent the inferred CDS: deleted 1 base in 1 codon), with translation MERFTAVILLLLVSCICRTLGQTCEGNCGGKLDTCSCHSTCTSLENCCTDFKEYCVEVRPYSGSILGGTDFIVLNATFNESSDIICRFNDNIETVGYVDEHSRGHCISPLLYETGWVPLHISSDNGTTFSRVGAWLSVHTGKLDAQFKATLVNSTKWQYYGTPNVGGALEMMWNTSLVRAERVNIELWGYRETGEPYTDNWKGEWLYLYSLAKDQTNSGSFSFLPKPAENGFSSWELGSLRISPSIYPDGMWNVQSVWTEDHALAWQLEEKFRQNSTIWALEKCLAWDQLENKLPNFLSEITDCPCTLAQARADTGRFHTDYGCDIEKESVCTYHPGSVHCVRAIQASPKYAAGQQCCYDSTGAQVLTSDSIGGSTPDRAHDWGSSPFKKPPRIPGESHWVYDVLSFYYCCLWSDNCHYYFKHRPSSDCRRYQPPSSALVFGDPHFITFDGVGYSFNGKGEYTLVRSAKKGLTIQGRTEPLNGTQIKATQLTSVALQETPSDVIEVRLVRGHNGLEVLQNQKPLSFSEQSWMDLHGVFVFSPTSTNVTVMFNSGAGVEVRLREGTMTTTVLLPEEFKDATLGLLGRMNGDAKDDLTLSNGELVRNLTNPEEVFNFGASWAISNTSALFTYDSEYLLDTFLYAPRHDQNFLPVFSVTENADDPLANQVSEICSGEGSQFCRYDILVGRSPSMGKATKMSFQSHISLVEDLKPVISCGWLSPPSNGTKDGTTYLQGFKVQLSCDDGYTLKGSAVRVCQENGQWSGEDTNCVVPSNLAGIVVGSVVGALALIVIITTIVLRSRKQRRKAARSEEDVTIEAL, from the exons ATGGAAAGATTCACAGCAGTAATATTACTCCTTCTGGTTTCATGTATCTGCAGGACTTTAG GACAGACATGTGAAGGAAACTGTGGGGGGAAACTTGACACATGTTCATGCCACTCGACTTGCACGTCTCTGGAGAACTGTTGCACGGACTTTAAAGAATACTGTGTGGAAGTCCGTCCATATTCAGGGTCCATTTTGGGCGGGACAGATTTCATTGTCCTTAATGCGACTTTCAACGAGAGCTCCGATATCATATGCAG GTTCAACGACAATATCGAAACGGTGGGGTATGTGGACGAGCACAGTAGAGGCCATTGCATCTCTCCACTGCTGTACGAAACAGGATGGGTTCCTTTGCACATCTCCTCTGATAATGGCACTACATTCAGTAGAGTTGGAGCCTGGCTCTCAG tacatactgGCAAGTTAGACGCTCAGTTTAAGGCGACTCTGGTCAACTCAACAAAATGGCAGTACTACGGTACACCTAATGTTGGCGGCGCTCTCGAGATGATGTGGAACACCTCTTTGGTCAGAGCTGAGAGGGTCAACATAGAGCTCTGGGGATACAGGGAGACAG GAGAACCGTATACGGACAACTGGAAGGGCGAGTGGTTGTATCTGTACTCACTTGCAAAGGATCAGACCAACAGTGGTTCCTTTAGCTTTTTGCCCAAACCAGCAGAGAACGGGTTTTCAAGTTGGGAGCTTGGCTCTCTGCGTATCAGCCCAAGCATCTACCCTGATGGCATGTG GAATGTACAATCCGTGTGGACTGAGGATCATGCTCTGGCCtggcagctggaggagaagttCAGGCAGAACTCAACC ATTTGGGCCCTTGAGAAATGTTTAGCATGGGACCAGCTGGAAAACAAGCTGCCCAACTTCCTCAGTGAGATCACAGACTGCCCCTGCACTCTGGCTCAAGCGAGAGCAGACACGGGGAGGTTTCAT acTGACTATGGCTGTGACATAGAGAAGGAGAGCGTGTGCACCTACCACCCTGGGAGTGTTCACTGTGTGAGAGCTATACAAGCCAG TCCCAAGTATGCAGCGGGACAACAGTGTTGCTATGACAGCACCGGTGCTCAGGTGCTGACATCAGACTCGATTGGGGGAAGTACTCCAGACCGAGCACACGACTGGGGCTCATCTCCTTTCAAGAAACCACCTCGAATTCCTGGAGAGTCCCACTGGGTCTATGATGTCCTTAGTTTCTACTACTGCTGCCTGTGGTCTGACAACTGCCACTACTACTTCAAACACCGGCCCTCCAGTGACTGCAGGCGATACCAGCCACCCAGCTCAG CTCTGGTGTTCGGAGATCCCCACTTCATAACATTTGATGGTGTCGGCTACTCATTCAATGGCAAAGGGGAATACACTTTGGTGAGATCGGCAAAGAAAGGGCTGACGATCCAAGGCAGAACAGAACCTTTGAATG GAACCCAGATAAAAGCAACACAGTTGACGTCTGTAGCTCTGCAAGAAACACCCTCTGATGTTATTGAGGTGCGGCTGGTCAGAGGTCATAACGGCCTTGAAGTGCTGCAGAATCAAAAACCCCTCTCCTTTTCGGAGCAGAGCTGGATGGACCTGCACG gcgtgtttgtgttttctcctaCATCTACAAATGTGACCGTGATGTTCAACAGTGGCGCCGGGGTGGAAGTGCGCCTGAGAGAGGGAACAATGACAACCACCGTGCTCCTGCCAGAGGAGTTCAAAGACGCCACTCTGGGACTGTTGGGGAGGATGAACGGTGACGCCAAAGACGACCTCACTCTCAGCAACGGAGAACTTGTGCGGAACCTGACGAATCCAGAGGAGGTGTTCAACTTTGGAGCAAGCT GGGCCATCTCCAACACGTCTGCCTTGTTCACATATGATTCAGAATATCTTTtggacacatttctttatgctCCCAGACATGACCAAAACTTTCTCCCAGTGTTTTCGGTCACGGAGAATGCAGACGATCCATTAGCCAACCAGGTGTCTGAGATATGCTCTGGAGAGGGCTCTCAGTTCTGTAG GTATGATATCCTGGTAGGTCGTAGTCCAAGCATGGGAAAAGCTACAAAAATGTCTTTCCAGAGTCACATTTCTCTCGTGGAGGATCTAAAGCCAG TCATATCATGTGGATGGCTTTCACCACCAAGTAATGGGACGAAGGACGGGACCACATACTTACAAGGATTTAAGGTGCAGCTTTCCTGCGATGACGGCTACACTCTCAAAGGATCAGCAGTGCGCGTGTGCCAGGAGAACGGCCAGTGGTCTGGAGAAGACACAAACTGCGTGGTTCCCA GTAATCTCGCAGGAATTGTGGTCGGTTCAGTCGTTGGAGCTTTAGCCCTGATtgtaattataacaacaatcGTACTCCGCTCCAGGAAACAGAGAAG AAAAGCTGCACGGTCAGAAGAAGATGTGACAATTGAAGCCTTATAA